Sequence from the Argentina anserina chromosome 7, drPotAnse1.1, whole genome shotgun sequence genome:
TACAAGAATACAACCTCATTGAGTTTAAATTGTTCACCATATAATTTCTCAGGGACATGTACTATGAGTGGTGGGATTCGTACAAGCGTGAAGGGGTTCCTTAATGCAAAACGCCTGGCTTTGTCTGAGGAAATAGATACAGTGAATGAGATTGATGAGAAAATCACTCACAATTTCACTGTACTCCAAGCTGTTGCTAATTCTCTAAATAAGAGGAAAGCACAAGAGAACAGCTTTGGTTCACCTTCATATGGGCTCAGTATCTGTGATGGTATGTTCAGCTCTGTTCCAAATCTTTTCACTTGTTTTTGTTCGTTTGACTCCTTTTGCTCTTACAGTATAATTCGTGTCATGTCTAGGTTTAAGTTCTAACAGCAAAGTTGTCATCTGTCACAGTGCCTTCAACTCCTGGGGCACATAATGATATGTTCCCAAGAAGATTCTTCTATAGTGAACTGAAAACAGCGACCTGGAACTTTCATCCTGAAAATAAGATCGGTGAAGGTAGTTTTGGTCAGGTTTTCAAAGGGTGGGTGGATGACAATACATCAACATCTGCCAATCCCGGAAATGGCATGTTAGTTGCTGTGAAGACCATTAACCGAGAAGGTTTACAAGGTCACCAAGAATGGTTGGTGAGTTTAATTAACTTGTACTTTGTCTGCTTACATGCActttcaaagtttcaatcCGTCCTGCTAATTCATTTTTGGTATAACAACTATAAATGACTGCGGCACGCATTTGAGAATCTAATACACATACATGTCCAATTTCCGAAAGAGGATTAAAATGGTTAATTACCAGTTGTCCAAGAAGACATTTTTGGTTTCATGAAAGAATCTGTAGTGTTATAGATGAGAAATTTATATcattatatcatttatatgtAATGTCTTCACAGAAATTTAATAGTTCCCATTGAACTTT
This genomic interval carries:
- the LOC126803142 gene encoding probable serine/threonine-protein kinase PBL10 isoform X6, giving the protein MSGGIRTSVKGFLNAKRLALSEEIDTVNEIDEKITHNFTVLQAVANSLNKRKAQENSFGSPSYGLSICDVPSTPGAHNDMFPRRFFYSELKTATWNFHPENKIGEGSFGQVFKGWVDDNTSTSANPGNGMLVAVKTINREGLQGHQEWLSEIYYLGRLHHPNVVKLLGYCFEDDHRLLVYEFMAYGSLEVHLFGWASNLQPLSWILRMKIALDAAKSLAFIHNSERKVIHRDFKSSNILLDSNYNAKLSDFGFAKDGPAGDGSHVSTRVMGTYGYAAPESFNRKK